Below is a genomic region from Rhinoraja longicauda isolate Sanriku21f chromosome 34, sRhiLon1.1, whole genome shotgun sequence.
CTGGTGTATGTAGTCTggtgcagcgtccgggcggtaagtttaaaaaccgagcgcgggcctttgttttcacagaggcccaggagcggttggagtggCTGGTACAGCGTCCAGTTGGAGGTTTAATAACGTTCcatcacacttcaaaagaagtggtctggaggaagccgctgattggtggaagcggactagaggaaggagCTGATTGGGAGTAACCCCAGgtttgagttaagggttcagtgagttaagggttcagtgtgttaagggttcagtgagttaagggttcagtgagttaagggttcagtgaggtaagggttcagtgagttaagggttcagtgagttatggatacagtgctttttagtaaaggtacagtttaaaggattaagatttTTTAAGTGGGAgtgttgatttaatttgggggtaagacatgtcaggtgagatcggccccgtggattgctcatcctgcaacatgtgggagatcagggatattgtcggtgtccctgatgactacgtgtgcaggaagtgtgtccagctacagctcctggcaaaccacattgaacggttggagctgcggttggattcatactggagcatccacgatgctgagaaggtcgtggatagcacgtacagtgagttgaccACACcgtaggtaaaagataagcggacagaaaggaaacgggtggccactagccagcgtagcagtagacaggtagtgcaggagtcccctgcagtcatctccctcctaaacagatataccatgttggatactgttgggggagatggctcatcaggggaaggcagcagcagccaagttcatggcaccatgggtggctctgcggcaaaagaggggaggaaaaagagtggaagggctatagtaataggggattaaattgtaaggggaatagataggcgtttctgcggccacaaacgagactccaggatggtatgttgcctccctggtgcaagggtcagggatgtctctgagcggctgcagaacattctggagggggagggtgagcagagaGTTgttgtggtgcacattggcaccaacgatataggtaaaaagcggaatgaggtcctacaaggtgaatttagggagctaggagataaacttaaaagtagaacctcaaaggtaataatcagattactaccagtgccacgtgctagtcagagtagaaataggaggatatttcagatgaatacatggcttgaaaaatggggcaagggggagggattcaaatttcaaggacattggaaccagttctgggggaggtgggaccagggccgtttttacagcattatgggcccccgggtaaagcagtgtactggggcccctaccgttactctcccccgccccccctttccctaccagccccccccctgtcatgccggcaaaaagcacttaccgaaaagcacttagcgattgacttcgggtgctacattgttgcgaaaagcacttacagatcgctgtgagaagcacttagtgaccgaaaatgttgcgaaaaaagcacttattgaacctacatttttaaagtagtatttatttattgcaagtcacttaacatacacagatcagcatggggcccctatgctcgtgggcccccgggcaagtgcccatcaggcccatgcgttaagacggccctgggtgggaccagtacaaacaggtcggtctgcacctgagctggaatggaaccaatgtccttgggggagtgtttgctagtgctgtcggggaggatttaaactaatgtggcaggggaatgggagcatgagcagagagacagaggggtgtcaaatgagggtagaagcaataggtagcaaggtgaaaagtaaatgtggcaggcagacaaatccagggcaaaaatcaaaaagggccacttttcaacataattgtataaggggtaagagtgttgtaaaaacaagcctgaaggctttgtgtctcaatgcaaggagcatttgtaataagatggatgagttgaatgtgcagatagttattaatgaatatgatacagttgggattacggagacatggctccagggtgaccaaggctgggagctaaacatccagggatattcaatattcaggagggatagacagaaaggaaaaggaggtggggtagcgttgctggttagagaggagattaacgcaatagaaaggaaggacattagcttggaggatgtggaatcgatatgggtagagctgcaaaatactaaggggcagaaaacgctagtgggagttgtgtacaagcTACCTAACAGTAGCAGTAGAGTtgaggatggcatcaaacaggaaattagaaatgcgtgcaacaaaggtaaaacagttataatgggtgacttcaatctacatatagattgggtgaatcaaattggcagaggtgctgaggaagaggatttcttggaatgtatacgggatagttttctaaaccaacatgtagaggaaccaacgagagagcaggctattctagacagggtattgagtaatgaggaagggttagttagcagtcttgatgtgcgtggccccttgggcaagagtgaccataatatggttgagttcttcattaggatggagagtgacttagttaagtcagaaacaacggttctgaacttaaagaaaggtaactttgagggcatgagacgtgaattggccaagacgtgaattggccagcgctgccgtcgcagctgcggcttgcctgcagtccatctgtcttttgtgttttttgttgtttttgtctgaattatagttttaatatggtgtagggtttgtatgttatgtttgggggggggggggggtgggagggaacgggaactgtaaaattctctctcccgaacggagacgcgacctttgtttctgtgtcatgtctccgttgcggcctaccaccggcctgcacctgggaccacctggggctatGGTTCGCAGACTCGTCTCCGGAGACTCCGGcgagggccgcgtggatgtcggaagcccgcaggctcctgggtgggggccgacatcgggagcaccgacagcggcagaggcagcgtgttcgcccgccccgaatcacggggcttgggtcggcccgccgcggacctttcaccgtccggcgcggcctggaataggccgcgggattttcaccgcccagcgggggcttcaatgttgggagccccgaccgccccgacgtggcaatgacaacagcctgaccgcgggacaagacggcaggggaagagaaaatacattgtggcctttcatcacagtgaggagagactggaggagactcactgtgatggatgtttctttttgtttggtgttagtttgtgattgtatgtgttattgcatttttattgattattcttattggttttattgttcaactgcgggtaatgtttcatttcactacacatttatgtgtatatgacaaataaacgactattgactatagagatagactggcaattgattcttaaagggttgacggtggatacgcaatggaggccatttaaagaccgcatggatgaactacaacaattgttcatcccagtttggcaaaagaataaatcagggaaggtagtacatccgtggctaacaagggagattagggatagtatcaaaacaaaagatgaagcgtacaaattagcaagaaaaagcagcctaccagaggactgggagaaattcagagtgcagcagaggaggacaaagggcttaattaggaaagggaaaatagattacgaaagaaaactggcagggaacataaaaactgactgcaaaagcttttatagatatgtgaagagaaaaagattaattaaaacaaatgtaggtcccttgcagtcagaaacagtgaattgatcatggggaacaaggacatggcagaccaattgaataactgctttggttctgtcttcactaaggaagacataaataatctgccggaaatagcagggggccgggggtcaaatgagatggaggaactgagtgaaatgctggttagtcgggaagtggtgttaggtaaattgaatggattaaaggccgataaatccccagggccagataggttgcatcccagagtgcttaaggaggtagcctcagaaatagtggattacggtagcgcagcggtagagttgctgctttacagagaatgcagcgccggagactcaggttcgatcctgactacgggtgctgcactgtaaggagtttgtacgttctccccgtgacctgcgtgggttttctccgagatcttcggtttcctcccacactccaaagacgtacaggtatgtaggttaattggctgggtaaatgtaaaaattgtccctagtgggtgtaggatagtgttaatgtacggggatcactgggcggcacggacttgatgggccgaaaaggcctgtttccggctgtatatgatatgatatgatttattcacaaaatgctggagtaactcagcaggtcagccagcatcttgggagagaaggaatgggtgacgtttcgggtcgagacccttcttcagactgatgtcgggggtgggacaaaggaaggatataggtggagacaggaagatagagggagatctgggaaggaggagaagggagagacagaggagctatctgaagttggagaagtcgacgttcataccaccgggccgcaaactgcccaggcgaaatatgaggtgctgctcctccaatttccggcgggcctcactatggcactggaggaggcccatgacagagaggtcagactgggaatgggagggggagttaaagtgctgggccaccgggagatcagttgcgttaatgcggaccgagcgcaggtgttcagcgaagcgatcgccgagcctgcgcttggtttcgccgatataaataagttgacatctagagcagcggatgcaatagatgaggttggaggaggtgcaggtgaacctctgtctcacctggaaagactgtttgggtcctttgatggagttgaggggggaggtaaagggacaggtattgcatctcgtgcggttgcaagggaaagtgcccggggttagggtggtttgggtaggaagggacgagtggacggcacggtagcgcagcggtagagttgctgctttacagcgaatgcagcgccggagactcaggttcgatcctgactacgggtgctgcactgtaacgagtttgtacgttctccccgtgacctgcgtgggttttctccgagagcttcggtttcctcccacactccaaagacgtacaggtatgtaggttaattggctgggtaaatgtgaaaattgtccctagtgggtgtaggatagtgttaatgtgcggggatcacagggcggcacggacttggagggccgaaaaggcctgtttccggctgtatatatatgatatgatatgatgatgatatggaccagggagttgcggagggaacggtctctgcgaaacgcagagaggggaggggatgggaagatatggccagtggtggggtcctgttgtaggtgacggaaatgttggtggatgatatgttggatccgctggctggtggggtggaaggtgagaacgagggggattctgtccttgttgcgagtggggggagggggagcaagagcggagctgcgggatgtagaagagaccctagtgagagcctcatctataatggaggatgggaagccccgttttctgaaaaacgaggacatctcggaagccctagtctgaaacacctcatcccgggtgcagatgcggcatagacggaggaattgggagtaggggatagactttttgcaggggaccgggtgggaagaagtgtagtccagatagctgtgcgagtcggtgggcttgtagtaaatgtccgtcactagtttttctcctgtgatggagatggtgaggtccagaaacgggagggagatgtcagagatagtccaggtatatttaagggcaggatggaaattggaggtgaagtgtatgaagtcagtgagttctgcatgggtgcaagaggtagcaccaatgcagtcgtcgatgtagcggaggtagagttcggggatggggccagtgtacgtctggaacagggattgttcgacgtacccgacaaagaggcaggcatagctagggtccatagctacgcctctggtttggaggaagtgggaggagtcaaaggagaagttgttaagggtgaggaccagctccgttaGGCAGAGGGAAATTAGATGTTTCTGCAGTTCAGGAAGAAACGGAGGTCTTTAAGGCCTttctataatttttttaaactctttagattctggagtagttcctgaggattggagggtggctaatgtaaccccacttttcaaaaagggagggagaaagaaaacggggaattacagaccagttagtctaacatcggtagtggggaaaatggtagagtcagttattaaagatgggatagcagcacatttggaaagtggtgaaatcattggacaaagtcagcatggatttatgaaaggtaaatcatgtctgacgaatcttatagaatttttcgaggatgtaactagtagagtggataagggagaaccagtggatgtgttatatctgcgaAACCCAAGAAGGCAGCGACCAAAAAGCGAATTAAAAAACGCACATTGTAAAGACCTGAACCCAACGGCTCTTCTCGGAGCCACCCACATTTCTCAGGAAAGAGCTGAACCAGACTCAAGCGATCCCTGTCCCGGGACAAGCTCAGTGCCAGGGGGAATCATTTAAATTACCGGGGGTCCTCACTCGGACTGGGCATACGTTTGGCTTCAAGCTGAAATCAAAGCAGTTTCCTTGTCAGTGAGACGATAACACTGACAGAATACCCGTCTCAGCCCAAGCACCAACTCGGAATGTTCCCCAAATCATCCTTTAAAGTGACTGTAAACTGCTGAACCGCGTGGGGTGGGCGATATGGGCAGAGGGAACGGACTCCGATAATGAACTGGAAGGAGACAAATTAATTTGACACAGCGATAATACCACTGAGTGACTTTTACCGCGGAATGCCTGTCTCTGACAGTTTGTCCGGAGCGCTAATTTTCGGGTCAATTGTCGACTAACCGTTGGAAATTGGTTTCAGAAATCTGGGGCGTGGAGCTGGAATATGAGAGGGTGCTGTCTGTCACGttgtctcctcctctctccgcctctctctcgctctctctctctgcatatcTCGGGCAGGTCGGGGCGCTGCGTATAAAAGGAGACCACAGCACTCAGTTTATCATTAAGCAGGAACTCGAGTGAATCAGTATGTCTGGCCGAGGGAAAGGAGGCAAAGGTCTGGGCAAAGGCGGAGCAAAGCGGCACCGAAAAGTGCTTCGCGATAACATCCAGGGCATCACCAAGCCAGCCATCCGCCGCCTGGCTCGGCGTGGCGGGGTCAAGCGGATCTCGGGTCTGATCTACGAGGAGACCCGCGGGGTGCTGAAGGTTTTCCTGGAGAATGTGATCAGGGACGCGGTCACCTACACCGAGCACGCCAAGCGCAAGACAGTCACtgccatggatgtggtgtacgctcTGAAACGCCAGGGCCGCACTCTCTACGGGTTCGGCGGCTAAATAACTTCCCCTTTATTCGAACACAAAACAAAGGCTCTTCTAAGAGCCGCCCACAGCCTCACAGAGAGAGCAGTGACTCGGGAGTGAGATTAGATGCAGATTGTAATGTGCTTTATGAAACGAGTTATTCGACCACTGAACACAAAGAGTGGTTTGATCACCGCGGTCATTAGAAATGGAAAAACATCGGCAGCCGACAGTAAAAGACCACACACAAAACGATGTCAGTTTCCCTTTTACCTTTATACCTCATGATTACTGCAGCAACAGGAGGGTCGACTCGAAACCGTTCTCTGGGTAACCGTCGCTTATTTCCAGTCACGAGCAGAGCTGAATTCCGTCTGCACCGGGATCCGGTCTGTAAATCCGCGCCGCACATTCAGTCAATGATTTAAGCGAGAAGTTAAAGTGGATTTAACAGTGGATTTGGTGATAAGTTGACAAAAACTGGATTCATtcaaaaatattaataaaatacTGCCCTCGGTTCCCGACTGCTGTGAAATTGGTGGGCAATTTGAAATTGAACCCGCAACCAATGATACTGCACTCCGTGCACAATTCTctgtccccacctccccccccccccccccggcctcagACCTCCTGAAACCGCCGCCTGATGCTGACAGACCTGCAGCCACTCGCAGGCATGGGACACCGTGAGTGACATCTCTGCTCCAGCCATTCAGAGGCTGTGGGCCGGCGCTTCACCAACGCTTTAAAAGCCGGTCCCAGAGCCGGCTCCGTCATTTCAGTGCCTGTGTTTCACGCTGAGCTCCGACTGTTGAAGGAGAATGGCCCGGACCAAGCAGACAGCGCGCAAATCGACCGGAGGGAAAGCTCCTCGCAAACAGCTGGCGACCAAAGCGGCGCGGAAGAGCGCTCCAGCCACGGGCGGAGTGAAGAAGCCTCATCGCTACAGGCCCGGCACCGTGGCTCTGAGGGAGATCCGGCGCTACCAGAAATCCA
It encodes:
- the LOC144609507 gene encoding histone H4 is translated as MSGRGKGGKGLGKGGAKRHRKVLRDNIQGITKPAIRRLARRGGVKRISGLIYEETRGVLKVFLENVIRDAVTYTEHAKRKTVTAMDVVYALKRQGRTLYGFGG